A stretch of the Aphis gossypii isolate Hap1 chromosome 2, ASM2018417v2, whole genome shotgun sequence genome encodes the following:
- the LOC114131569 gene encoding ABC-type organic anion transporter ABCA8A-like — MKFSTNFELWYQIKAMTIRNMLIKRREVKKTLSEIAIPVYTLGLLVAIKLLIPNPHFPPVTVPQESPDMYNYLYGNITVAPSTKNVQMFLEKMNEIWMQRDGEKINFSIYQNKDEISEIQRNNPEMVYIALLFDDDPIQNHSISYKIRTNPFYDSSPLPSKLYGSSHQCRKISANKLTKKFLHRHHHNNNLHNEEISCPAIHYIYSGFIALQSLVDITKISLVTNSSITLPDYSFILFPKPAYTANWLMVFHKVIPLYVVIALSQFVTYLLVQLVGEKERKIKEGMKIMGLRELVFWCSWFNIYTAYVIVLSLASTIILYLLGVFNNTNWILIFLLVFLYSITVIFFSFMISPFFDKSRTAGILGNFVLNLISLMYFLHTFINPSSKKLLWLISLLSPSGFALAIDKAMEMDLAGEGLHFSNIWDGPGMSFGESLLIMAFDALLYVILAYYFDMVLSSQYEQNRSLWACFKTSYWCAKVPESIEFDEIDRYTVSNPDLEPVPESMKELKAIQIINLCKSFKRSTKNVINGINMTIYEGEITAILGHNGAGKTTLFNILTGLTEPTSGTIKVFGYDVRNPSDVIKIRRMIGVCPQYDILFERLTPREHLKFFATLRGLTSEKIDDEVQRMLLELYLTDKADNIAKTLSGGQKRKLSVGIAVIGNPKIIILDEPTAGVDPPARRHLWSLLQKRKKGKVILLTTHFMDEADILADRIAVISKGCVRCCGSSIFLKNKFGIGYHLTLILNNNAKENSIVKMIKEHVPNAERARRHGYELSFVLPYDSVNKFPPLFGRIETEIKSSTNELGIENYGVSMTTLEEVFLFLEQGQHDNSGKLAIELLKGQSMTNCNRGSIGTIHNVTVRSSIIYDPTNWGTIIALLKMRTKRVLRDVHKLYVMILLPVVFLATGIILNKLSHEIQPIRSITLNNDIYKEDSRLVVTSKEFSNYSTLDSDFYAGTFSGLLDLPSHLGALRERHTHNKTYYSILALTVYYNDSFIHSLPIILNSITSTLLGDQIDIKTEPFKMEYKQNEYSFSRCSSAFFLGIVFVLVPVSLSADLVYDREIKAKNQLRINGVTFMQYFSSYFILLISMLLGIFLILIILIALFHVEGLDSPFAIITMVILLIAYCPAAILATACVSYFFEKTDSVQSILPNVTSLIGGVPFIIVASLDMLGILSDLGFALHVLFSSTNFVYVPFAIIYFINSVYRENDDHVPFIKYVNKEIVAILMGCIGQIPALWVILKILDSKSKNKKTSTITIDTQDEGDDDVKTERIKVNNIVNDQVDWPVIVVQNLKKEFSTQNMKSNINCLIKKKCMDTNNERKLAIRNLSLAVNSGEVLGLLGHNGAGKTTTMRIITMEEKESSGKIFIKGHDIQESVDIAYRMIGYCPQHDALWSSLTIREHLHVYGAIRGISKDQIKNIVEKYIEGLQITEHADKQVSCCSGGTRRKLSFALAMIGNPKLVLLDEPSTGMDPRSKRYLWDAIISSFQGSKGAILTTHSMEEADALCSRVGIMVKGQLRCLGSTQYLKNLYGAGYTLEIKLKPRGDMDDVKNFVITSFPNAILEEEFADRLVYGVPQSTVESLAHCFLNLENAKNMYDIQEYSFSQTTLEQVYLKFAHYEDREITENTTM, encoded by the exons ATGAAGTTCTCAACGAATTTTGAACTTTGGTACCAAATAAAAGCAATGACAATTAGAAATATGCTCATTAAACGGAGGGAAGTCAAAAAAACGTTGTCA GAAATTGCTATTCCGGTGTACACATTAGGCCTTTTAGTTgcgataaaattattgatacctAATCCTCATTTTCCCCCAGTAACTGTACCTCAAGAATCTCctgatatgtataattatttatacggaAATATAACTGTGGCTCCATCGACAAAAAACGTCCAG atgtttttagaaaaaatgaatgaaattTGGATGCAACGAGAcggagaaaaaattaattttagcatTTATCAAAACAAAGATGAAATATCTGAAATACAAAGAAATAATCCAGAAATGGTTTACATAGCCTTATTATTCGATGATGATCCTATTCAAAATCATTCGATAAg ttataaGATTCGTACTAATCCGTTTTATGATTCATCACCATTACCATCTAAACTTTATGGATCCAGCCATCAATGTCGAAAAATATCtgctaataaattaacaaaaaagtttCTCCATCGACATCACCATAATAACAATCTACACAATGAAGAAATATCTTGTCCAGCAATTCATTACATATACTCAGGATTTATAGCCCTTCAGTCACTAGTTGATATCACCAAGATTTCTCTGGTCACTAATTCGTCTATAACATTACCAGATTACAGTTTTATTCTTTTTCCTAAACCGGCTTATACAGCAA attGGTTAATGGTGTTTCATAAGGTTATACCTCTTTATGTAGTAATTGCCTTATCACAATTTGTTACATATCTTTTAGTACAGTTAGTTGGTGAAAAAGAAAGGAAGATAAAAGAAGGAATGAAAATAATGGGTCTTAGAGAATTGGTATTTTGGTGTTCATGGTTCAACATCTATACAGCTTATGTAATAGTACTTTCATTAGccagtactataatattatacttactaggAGTTTTCAATAACACTAActggatattaatatttttattagtatttttgtaCTCGATTACAGTTATTTTCTTCAGTTTTATGATTTCTCCATTCTTCGACAAATCACGA acAGCTGGAATTCTGGGAAATTTTGTACTGAATTTGATAAgtctaatgtattttttgcaTACTTTTATTAACCCGTCAAGTAAAAAACTATTGTggttaatatcattattaagtcCATCTGGTTTTGCATTAGCTATTGATAAAGCTATGGAAATGGACTTGGCGGGCGAAGGTCTTCATTTCAGTAACATTTGGGATGGTCCAGGAATGTCGTTTGGCgaaagtttattaataatggcaTTTGATGCACTTCTATACGTGATTCTagcttattattttgacatgGTTTTGTCGAGCCAATATGAACAAAATCGATCTCTTTGGGCTTGTTTCAAAACTTCATATTGGTGTGCTAAAGTTCCAGAATCAATAGAATTTGATGAGATCGATAGATATACTGTCTCAAATCCTGATTTAGAACCTGTACCAGAGTCCATGAAAGAACTTAAggcaattcaaataataaatctctGCAAGTCTTTCAAAAGATCaaccaaaaatgttataaacg gaataaatatgacaatatacGAAGGAGAAATAACTGCTATCTTAGGACACAATGGTGCTGGgaaaacaacattatttaatatactaacgGGACTAACTGAACCAACATCTGGCACAATCAAAGTATTCGGTTATGATGTTAGAAATCCATCTGATGTGATTAAAATAAGAAGAATGATTGGCGTTTGTCcacaatatgatatattattcgaaCGACTTACTCCTagagaacatttaaaattttttgctaCTCTTAGA gGACTTACTTCAGAAAAAATTGATGATGAAGTTCAAAGAATGCTTTTAGAACTTTATTTAACAGATAAAGCAGATAATATAGCAAAAACTTTAAGTGGAGGACAAAAACGAAAGTTGTCTGTTGGTATTGCAGTAATTGGAAATCCAAAGATAATAATACTCGATGAACCTACCGCAGGTGTTGATCCACCAGCAAGAAGACATTTATGGTCACTTCttcaaaagagaaaaaaaggaaag gtGATACTATTAACAACTCATTTTATGGACGAAGCTGACATCTTAGCTGATCGTATAGCTGTAATATCAAAAGGTTGTGTAAGATGTTGTGGTTCTTCTATattccttaaaaataaatttggtatTGGATATCATTTAAC ATTGATTCTCAATAACAACGCAAAGGAAAATTCTATAGTGAAAATGATTAAAGAACACGTACCAAATGCAGAACGAGCTAGACGCCATGGATACGAGTTATCTTTTGTACTACCGTATGACAGTGTGAATAAATTCCCGCCTCTGTTTGGAAGAATTGAAACAGAAATTAAATCTTCAACTAACGAGTTGGGTATTGAAAACTATGGTGTATCAATGACTACTTTAGAAGaagtatttttgtttcttGAACAAGGTCAACATGACAATTCTGGGAAATTagcaattgaattattaaaaggaCAGTCGATGACAAATTGTAATAG AGGATCAATTGGTACAATACACAATGTTACTGTAAGATCAAGCATTATATACGATCCAACTAATTGGGGTACAATCATTGCTCTTTTAAAAATGCGAACTAAACGAGTATTGCGTGATGTTCATAAACTttatgttatgatattattacctGTCGTATTCTTGGCTACTGGAATTATCTTGAACAAATTAAGTCATGAAATTCAGCCAATACGAagtattactttaaataatg atatatataaagaaGACAGTCGATTAGTCGTAACTTCTaaagaattttcaaattattcaacGCTGGATTCAGATTTTTATGCTGGCACATTTTCTGGATTATTAGATTTGCCTTCTCACCTAGGAGCTTTGCGAGAGCGGCACACGCACAATAAgacttattattcaatattagcacttacagtttattataacgactcatttatacattcattaccaataatattgaattctaTTACAAGCACCTTACTtgg agatCAAATTGATATCAAAACAGAACCGTTTAAAATggaatacaaacaaaatgagTACAGCTTTAGTCGTTGTTCATCTGCATTTTTCTTAGGCATAGTATTTGTTTTAGTTCCAGTGAGTCTATCTGCTGATCTAGTCTATGATAGAGAG attaaagCCAAAAATCAACTTCGTATCAACGGTGTAACTTTTATGCAATATTTCAgttcttattttattcttttaatttcaatgttaCTTGGCATattcttaatacttataattcttATAGCTTTATTTCATGTTGAAGGTTTAGATTCTCCTTTTGCAATAATAACCAtggtaatattacttatagcaTATTGCCCTGCTGCAATATTAGCTACAGCGtgtgtatcatatttttttgaaaaaactgatTCAGTACAGTCTATACTACCAAATGTGACCTCACTAATTGGTGGTGTACCTTTTATAATAGTAGCTTCACTAGATATGTTGGGTATTCTAAGTGATTTGGGATTTGCacttcatgttttattttcttctacTAATTTCGTCTATGTGCCTTTTGccataatttactttataaatagtGTATACCGAGAAAACGATGATCATGttccttttataaaatatgtcaataaaGAAATAGTTGCAATTTTAATGGGTTGCATAGGCCAGATTCCAGCATTATgggttattttaaagatattagattctaaatcaaaaaataaaaaaacttcaacAATTACTATTGACACCCAAGATGAGGGGGATGATGATGTAAAAACTGAACGGatcaaagtaaataatattgtcaacgATCAGGTGGATTGGCCAGTTATTGTTGTTCAG aatttaaaaaaagaattttcaactcaaaatatgaaatcaaatataaattgtttaataaaaaaaaagtgtatggATACAAATAATGAGAGAAAACTTGCAATCCGAAATTTATCATTAGCGGTAAATTCAGGAGAAGTTCTCGGATTGTTAGGTCATAATGGTGCTGGAAAAACTACAACTATGCGTATTATCACTATGGAAGAAAAAGAGTCATCAGGAAAA atatttattaaaggaCATGATATTCAAGAATCTGTAGACATTGCATATAGAATGATTGGATATTGTCCTCAACATGATGCTTTATGGAGTTCATTAACAATCAGAGAACACTTACATGTTTATGGTGCTATTCGAGGAATCTCAAAagatcaaattaaaaa tattgtCGAGAAATATATTGAGGGCCTTCAAATAACTGAACATGCAGATAAACAGGTCAGTTGTTGTTCAGGTGGAACAAGACGAAAATTAAGCTTTGCTTTAGCAATGATTGGAAATCCAAAGTTGGTATTGCTGGACGAACCTAGTACCGGTATGGATCCAAGGTCAAAGAGATATTTATGGGATGCTATAATTAGCAGTTTCCAAGGATCTAAAGGTGCAATTTTAACCACACATTCAATGGAAGAGGCAGATGCGTTGTGTTCCAGAGTTGGAATAATGGTTAAAGGCCAGCTCAG atGTTTGGGTTCtactcaatatttaaaaaaccttTATGGCGCTGGATATACattggaaataaaattaaagcctCGTGGAGACATGGatgatgttaaaaattttgtcATAACATCATTTCCAAATGCAATCCTCGAAGAAGAATTTGCTGATCGATTGGTATATGGTGTTCCTCAATCAACAGTTGAATCATTAGcccattgttttttaaatcttgaaaatg caaaaaatatgtacgacATTCAAGAGTATAGTTTTAGCCAAACAACTTTAGAACaagtatatttgaaattcGCACATTATGAAGATAGAGAAATAACTGAAAACACtacaatgtaa
- the LOC114131572 gene encoding nucleoredoxin-like produces MAVELCLSSRLTELLGDRLLYGSETVELNESMFNGSLIALYFVPLGSETVATDDRALRDLYKTVNENEKTLNIIQICYPDLSDDRRYFDELTSDVPWHSVLYEHAEKRIRLRHKYHVGNAETLLILNDGYLKKVYTRNGLKLLSCSGKSFPWTNLWNETICQEALKLSCSNESNETIYGLYFSAHWCPPCKAFIPQLIHAYNSIRKRMQFEIIFVSSDRSEQSYNSHASSMPWPSVPYSNTTLRQNLTECFNVRGIPYLVLIDKNGNIITENGRAEITEDPDGLYFPWRRRFVYSLSSRLLPKLQRFPAVVLFIEGDQEEELELAEGVLLPVAQQVAKTRSNALYDLLFFIAPDDCTSDTLRQFTRLTDDTAPLLTLIDIPMARISVMEYGIHITEKSIMNFVLGFFDGTMKFTTIL; encoded by the exons ATGGCTGTTGAGTTATGTCTATCATCACGTTTAACAGAACTCCTCGGTGATCGTTTGTTATATGGTTCGGAGACAGTGGAGCTAAATGAGTCGATGTTCAATGGATCTTTAATCGCATTGTATTTCGTCCCATTAGGCAGTGAAACTGTCGCAACCGACGACCGGGCTCTAcgtgatttatataaaactgtaaATGAGAACGAGAAGACACTGAATATTATCCAGATTTGTTATCCAGACTTATCAGATGATCGCAGgtattttgatgaattaacTAGTGATGTTCCATGGCATTCAGTTCTTTACGAACACGCGGAGAAGAga attcgtTTGAGACATAAATATCATGTTGGGAATGCagaaactttattaattttgaatgatgGCTATTTAAAGAAAGTTTATACTCGAAATGGTCTTAAACTTTTGTCTTGTAGTGGAAAAAGCTTTCCATGGACGAATTTATGGAATGAAACAATTTGTCAAGAAGCTTTAAAACTCTCCTGTTCTAATGAATCAAATGAGACTATTTATGGTCTATATTTTTCTGCGCATTGg tgTCCACCATGTAAAGCATTTATTCCTCAACTCATTCATGCTTACAATAGTATAAGAAAAAGAATGCAGTTCGAGATCATTTTTGTCAGTTCTGAcag aagtgAACAGTCTTATAACTCTCATGCATCATCAATGCCTTGGCCTTCTGTTCCCTATTCAAATACTACTTTACGACAAAATTTAACTGAATGTTTTAACGTTCGTGGTATTCCTTACCtagtattaattgataaaaatggaaatatcATCACAGAAAATGGTCGCGCGGAAATTACAGAAGACCCTGATGGATTG tatTTCCCTTGGAGAAGACGATTTGTTTATTCACTTTCTTCGAGACTATTACCAAAACTTCAGAGGTTCCCAGCAgttgtgttatttattgaagGAGACCAAGAAGAAGAATTAGAATTGGCTGAAGGTGTTTTGCTACCTGTAGCACAACAAGTTGCAAAGACCCGGTCAAACGCATTATATGatcttttattctttatagCTCCTGAC gacTGCACATCAGATACTTTAAGACAGTTTACAAGATTGACCGATGACACAGCGCCGCTGTTGACTCTTATAGATATACCAATGGCGAGGATTTCAGTGATGGAATACGGAATTCATATTACTGAAAAATCTataatgaattttgttttGGGATTTTTTGATGGAACAATGAAATTCACaacaatactttaa